A single window of Nocardioides kongjuensis DNA harbors:
- a CDS encoding IclR family transcriptional regulator, whose amino-acid sequence MSTSGGVLERADRDGAEERPLSMVERMTTIMVAFGGPSARLSLEDVQDATGLPRSTAHRILNQLIALDWVRHTATGYALGSRALGLGGGDAPEMDLRAAAAETLRSLHLETGLVVHLGVLDGSDVRILDKVGGALAARVPSRVGGRLPAVSSLSGKAQLAFLPPEEVDAIVAVQQADPPGRARVDLASLHRELVRARARAGVVLDRGRNHLRLGCVAAPIIGRDGPCGAVALVGGAQIDFEKLAPVVVRATRVVADRLATFR is encoded by the coding sequence ATGAGCACGTCGGGCGGGGTCCTCGAGAGGGCCGATCGGGACGGTGCTGAGGAGCGCCCGCTGTCGATGGTCGAGCGGATGACCACGATCATGGTCGCCTTCGGTGGGCCCTCGGCGCGGCTCTCGCTGGAGGACGTCCAGGACGCCACCGGGCTGCCGCGGTCTACCGCGCACCGCATCCTCAACCAGCTGATCGCGCTGGACTGGGTGCGGCACACGGCGACGGGCTACGCGCTCGGCAGCCGGGCGCTCGGCCTCGGTGGTGGCGATGCCCCGGAGATGGACCTGCGCGCCGCGGCGGCCGAGACCCTGCGCAGCCTGCACCTGGAGACCGGGCTCGTCGTCCACCTCGGGGTGCTGGACGGCTCGGACGTGCGCATCCTGGACAAGGTCGGTGGCGCGTTGGCCGCACGCGTCCCGAGCCGGGTCGGTGGACGCCTGCCGGCGGTCTCGTCCCTGAGCGGCAAGGCCCAGCTGGCCTTCCTGCCTCCTGAGGAGGTGGATGCGATCGTTGCCGTGCAGCAGGCGGACCCGCCGGGCCGGGCGCGGGTCGACCTGGCCTCGCTCCACCGCGAGCTGGTCCGGGCCCGCGCGCGAGCGGGCGTCGTGCTCGACCGTGGGCGCAACCACCTGCGGCTCGGCTGCGTCGCTGCGCCGATCATCGGCCGCGACGGCCCGTGCGGTGCGGTCGCGCTCGTGGGCGGGGCGCAGATCGACTTCGAGAAGCTGGCGCCCGTGGTGGTGCGTGCGACGCGGGTGGTGGCCGACCGGCTGGCGACCTTCCGCTGA
- a CDS encoding FAD-dependent oxidoreductase translates to MTAQYDETYDVVVVGSGAGAMAAAVTAARNGLSTVVLEKTALLGGTSAYSGAAAWLPGSDVTRRAGSMDSTESGRTYLRSLLGDAETERQEAYLEGAPAVVAELEAEPAIELVAQAFPDYFDAPGRVPGGRSIVPVPVPADALPDGLADLVRPVVDRDRAGLGHHPDQPLVGGRALIGRLLHAFHDNGGTVRTGTEMTELVVADGRVVGVLTATADGPRRIGARRGVLLGSGGFERNQDLRTKYGVPGAAAWAMAPAATNTGEPIAAAVAIGATTELMGEGWWCPGLVAPDGQAAFTLGFRGGIVVDQQGRRFANESLPYDQMGRRLSAEPGRIPAWFVFDSRSDGVAPAITMPAAPVEEHLAAGTWVRADTVAELAIDTGLPAEELQATLDRFNTFAANGTDEDFGRGTDEYDRFFAVGDGPNPALVPLDRPPYYAAKLVLADLGTKGGLRTDVDARVLGADDRPLPGLYATGNASASLSGACYPGPGVPIGTAMVFGWRAVQDMLRAELAE, encoded by the coding sequence ATGACCGCGCAGTACGACGAGACCTACGACGTGGTCGTGGTCGGCTCCGGAGCCGGCGCGATGGCCGCCGCCGTCACCGCCGCCCGCAACGGGCTGAGCACCGTCGTGCTGGAGAAGACCGCGCTGCTGGGCGGGACGTCGGCGTACTCCGGCGCGGCCGCCTGGCTGCCCGGCAGCGACGTCACCCGCCGCGCGGGATCGATGGACTCGACCGAGTCCGGTCGCACGTACCTGCGCTCGCTGCTCGGCGACGCCGAGACCGAGCGCCAGGAGGCGTACCTCGAGGGTGCGCCGGCCGTGGTCGCCGAGCTCGAGGCGGAGCCGGCGATCGAGCTGGTGGCGCAGGCGTTCCCCGACTACTTCGACGCGCCGGGCCGGGTGCCGGGCGGTCGCTCGATCGTCCCCGTCCCGGTGCCTGCCGACGCGCTTCCCGACGGGCTGGCCGACCTGGTGCGGCCCGTCGTCGACCGCGACCGCGCCGGCCTCGGCCACCACCCGGACCAGCCGCTCGTCGGTGGCCGGGCGCTGATCGGGCGCTTGCTCCACGCCTTCCACGACAACGGTGGCACCGTCCGCACCGGCACGGAGATGACCGAGCTGGTCGTGGCCGACGGCCGTGTCGTCGGCGTCCTCACCGCCACCGCCGACGGACCTCGCCGGATCGGCGCGCGCCGCGGGGTGCTGCTCGGCAGCGGCGGGTTCGAGCGCAACCAGGACCTCCGCACCAAGTACGGCGTCCCCGGGGCGGCCGCGTGGGCGATGGCACCGGCCGCGACCAACACCGGTGAGCCGATCGCTGCCGCCGTCGCGATCGGCGCGACCACCGAGCTGATGGGCGAGGGTTGGTGGTGCCCGGGCCTGGTCGCCCCCGACGGCCAGGCGGCCTTCACGCTCGGGTTCCGCGGCGGCATCGTGGTCGACCAGCAGGGACGCCGGTTCGCGAACGAGTCGCTGCCCTACGACCAGATGGGCCGCCGGCTCTCCGCCGAGCCCGGCCGGATCCCCGCCTGGTTCGTCTTCGACTCCCGCTCCGACGGCGTCGCGCCGGCGATCACGATGCCGGCCGCGCCCGTCGAGGAGCACCTCGCCGCCGGCACCTGGGTCCGCGCCGACACCGTCGCCGAGCTCGCCATCGACACCGGGCTCCCGGCCGAGGAGCTGCAGGCGACCCTCGACCGGTTCAACACCTTCGCCGCGAACGGCACCGACGAGGACTTCGGCCGTGGCACCGACGAGTACGACCGCTTCTTCGCCGTCGGCGACGGCCCCAACCCGGCGCTCGTCCCGCTCGACCGGCCGCCGTACTACGCCGCGAAGCTGGTCCTCGCCGACCTCGGCACCAAGGGCGGCCTGCGCACGGACGTCGACGCGCGGGTCCTCGGCGCGGACGACCGGCCACTGCCCGGCCTCTACGCCACCGGCAACGCCAGCGCCTCCCTCTCGGGCGCCTGCTACCCGGGACCGGGCGTGCCGATCGGCACCGCCATGGTCTTCGGCTGGCGCGCGGTCCAGGACATGCTGCGCGCCGAGCTCGCCGAGTAG
- the hsaA gene encoding 3-hydroxy-9,10-secoandrosta-1,3,5(10)-triene-9,17-dione monooxygenase oxygenase subunit, whose translation MSNEVLIAVQELLPGIAERASATEDARRIPDETMAELVAAGVFRMLQPSRYGGREGNPLEFYEVVRAIAGACGSTGWVAGVVGCHPWQVAQYPDAAQREVWGADSDTLVASSYAPVGTITRVKGGFRLTGRWSFSSGCDHAAWATLGGLLVDAEGRPQDFMTMLLPRADYTIVDVWDAMGLRGSGSNDIVVEDVFVPEHRALRNYEQHQLQAPGRTVNTGPLYAMPFGTVFPMAITAPVIGIVAGAHDRYMGAMRDRVRLSLGGGRFAEDPHAHVTVARAASEIDAAVLQTERSVRDVYECVVRGEEIPMDWRFRARRDQVTATERALAAVDALFKTAGGSSLRRGNAIERAWRDAHAGGVHVANDVERALTMYGRHAFGLEVEDTLV comes from the coding sequence GTGAGCAACGAGGTCCTCATCGCCGTCCAGGAGCTGCTTCCCGGGATCGCCGAGCGGGCGTCCGCCACCGAGGACGCGCGCCGGATCCCGGACGAGACGATGGCCGAGCTGGTCGCAGCGGGCGTGTTCCGGATGCTCCAGCCGAGCCGGTACGGCGGCCGCGAGGGGAACCCGCTGGAGTTCTACGAGGTCGTACGGGCGATCGCCGGGGCGTGCGGTTCGACCGGCTGGGTCGCCGGTGTCGTCGGCTGCCACCCGTGGCAGGTCGCGCAGTACCCCGACGCCGCCCAGCGGGAGGTCTGGGGAGCCGACTCCGACACGCTGGTCGCGTCGTCGTACGCCCCCGTCGGGACGATCACCCGGGTCAAGGGCGGCTTCCGGCTGACCGGGCGCTGGAGCTTCTCGTCCGGCTGCGACCACGCGGCGTGGGCGACCCTCGGCGGCCTGCTCGTCGACGCCGAGGGCCGGCCGCAGGACTTCATGACCATGCTCCTGCCGCGCGCGGACTACACGATCGTCGACGTGTGGGACGCGATGGGCCTGCGCGGCTCGGGCAGCAACGACATCGTCGTGGAGGACGTGTTCGTCCCCGAGCACCGCGCCCTGCGCAACTACGAGCAGCACCAGCTGCAGGCGCCGGGCCGCACCGTCAACACCGGCCCGCTCTACGCGATGCCGTTCGGCACGGTCTTCCCGATGGCGATCACGGCACCGGTGATCGGCATCGTCGCCGGGGCCCACGACCGTTACATGGGCGCGATGCGCGACCGGGTGCGCCTCAGCCTCGGCGGCGGCCGCTTCGCCGAGGACCCGCACGCCCACGTCACGGTCGCCCGCGCCGCTTCCGAGATCGACGCCGCGGTGCTGCAGACCGAGCGCAGCGTCCGCGACGTCTACGAGTGCGTCGTGCGGGGCGAGGAGATCCCCATGGACTGGCGGTTCCGGGCTCGCCGCGACCAGGTCACCGCGACCGAGCGGGCGCTTGCTGCAGTCGACGCGCTCTTCAAGACCGCCGGCGGGTCCTCGCTGCGCCGCGGCAACGCGATCGAGCGGGCGTGGCGCGATGCCCATGCCGGCGGGGTCCACGTCGCGAACGACGTGGAGCGCGCGCTGACGATGTACGGGCGCCACGCCTTCGGGCTCGAGGTGGAGGACACGCTCGTCTGA
- a CDS encoding TetR/AcrR family transcriptional regulator, protein MRTTTGRRTEIMEVAAAMFAERGIGATTVREIGESAGVLSGSLYHHFSSKDEIVREVLADFMDQVERAFSAVAAAAGSPEETVRGLVRATLDCIDSHPHATRIYQRDRAYLRTHGLLDAIDTKSRAVRRHWRTAIDAGIAAGDFRADVPGDVFYRSLRDTLWATMHWPNRSSWSTEDFADVMASMFLGGFRA, encoded by the coding sequence ATGCGCACCACCACCGGGCGGCGTACCGAGATCATGGAGGTCGCGGCGGCGATGTTCGCCGAGCGCGGCATCGGCGCGACCACGGTCCGCGAGATCGGCGAGTCGGCCGGCGTGCTCTCCGGCAGCCTCTACCACCACTTCTCGTCGAAGGACGAGATCGTGCGCGAGGTGCTCGCCGACTTCATGGACCAGGTCGAGCGAGCCTTCTCCGCTGTCGCCGCCGCGGCCGGATCGCCCGAGGAGACTGTGCGCGGCCTGGTCCGCGCCACCCTGGACTGCATCGACAGCCACCCGCACGCGACCCGGATCTACCAGCGCGACCGCGCCTACCTGCGCACCCACGGCCTGCTCGACGCGATCGACACCAAGTCCCGCGCCGTACGCCGGCACTGGCGGACCGCGATCGACGCCGGCATCGCGGCCGGCGACTTCCGTGCCGACGTACCGGGCGACGTCTTCTACCGCTCGCTGCGCGACACCCTGTGGGCCACGATGCACTGGCCGAACCGCTCGTCGTGGTCCACCGAGGACTTCGCCGACGTGATGGCGTCGATGTTCCTCGGCGGCTTCCGCGCCTGA
- a CDS encoding FAS1-like dehydratase domain-containing protein, with amino-acid sequence MQQLEARFGEFVGEVAEPPRVARYAVNEAMIRNWVEAHDDLNPVYVDPEAARATGRDDVICPPAMVTTWVMQGYRRWRQVQALRAEGVQEDHAYSRLLALLDEHGFTSVVATAQEQEYVRELTPGTRVTCHFTIEDISPVKRTGLGNGCFITLRKRYVDQADQLLVDERFVILRFDPTTKESAA; translated from the coding sequence ATGCAGCAGCTCGAGGCCCGGTTCGGGGAGTTCGTCGGCGAGGTGGCCGAGCCGCCGCGCGTGGCGCGGTACGCGGTCAACGAGGCCATGATCCGCAACTGGGTCGAGGCGCACGACGACCTCAACCCCGTCTACGTCGACCCGGAGGCCGCGCGCGCCACCGGCCGCGACGACGTCATCTGCCCGCCGGCGATGGTCACCACCTGGGTGATGCAGGGCTACCGCCGCTGGCGGCAGGTCCAGGCGCTGCGGGCCGAGGGCGTCCAGGAGGACCATGCCTACTCCCGGCTGCTCGCCCTGCTCGACGAGCACGGCTTCACCTCGGTGGTCGCGACGGCGCAGGAGCAGGAGTACGTCCGCGAGCTGACGCCCGGCACCCGGGTCACCTGCCACTTCACGATCGAGGACATCTCCCCGGTCAAGCGGACCGGACTCGGCAACGGCTGCTTCATCACGCTGCGCAAGCGGTACGTCGACCAGGCCGACCAGCTCCTCGTCGACGAGAGGTTCGTGATCCTCCGCTTCGACCCCACCACGAAGGAGAGTGCTGCATGA
- a CDS encoding Zn-ribbon domain-containing OB-fold protein — MSEATPERRTAVPGLTVTQDNEFFFTAAREGRLEIQRCTDCRTLRHPPGPACPACRSFAWDTVESTRRATLHSWTVVHHPQDPAFTYPLAVGLVDLEEGTRLVADISGVDHADLRRGLELEVGFAEHAHGEVLPQLRPARTTGGVR; from the coding sequence ATGAGCGAGGCAACCCCCGAGCGGCGCACGGCCGTCCCCGGCCTGACGGTCACCCAGGACAACGAGTTCTTCTTCACCGCCGCCCGCGAGGGCCGGCTGGAGATCCAGCGCTGCACCGACTGCAGGACGCTGCGCCACCCACCCGGTCCCGCCTGCCCGGCATGCCGCTCCTTCGCGTGGGACACGGTCGAGTCGACGCGGCGAGCCACGCTGCACAGCTGGACCGTCGTCCACCACCCGCAGGACCCGGCGTTCACCTACCCGCTCGCGGTCGGCCTGGTCGACCTCGAGGAGGGCACCCGCCTGGTCGCCGACATCAGCGGCGTCGACCATGCCGACCTCCGCCGCGGCCTCGAGCTGGAGGTCGGCTTCGCCGAGCACGCCCACGGCGAGGTGCTGCCGCAGCTGCGCCCGGCCAGGACGACGGGCGGTGTCCGGTGA
- a CDS encoding MaoC/PaaZ C-terminal domain-containing protein — protein MKAGDVLPELALPLDRTTIVATAIASQDFEDVHHDPGKANERGTPDIFMSINSTNGFLDRYVTDLFGPATRIRKVALRLGVPNFPGDTMTFSGEVAEVTDTAVTLKVAGRNARGAHVTATVTLDHPSGGIQ, from the coding sequence GTGAAGGCCGGCGACGTCCTGCCCGAGCTGGCCCTGCCGCTCGACCGGACCACCATCGTCGCGACCGCGATCGCCAGCCAGGACTTCGAGGACGTCCACCACGACCCCGGCAAGGCGAACGAACGCGGCACCCCCGACATCTTCATGTCGATCAACTCCACCAACGGGTTCCTGGACCGCTACGTGACCGACCTGTTCGGCCCGGCGACCCGGATCCGCAAGGTGGCGCTGCGCCTCGGCGTCCCCAACTTCCCCGGCGACACGATGACCTTCTCCGGGGAGGTCGCCGAGGTCACCGACACCGCCGTGACGCTGAAGGTCGCCGGCCGCAACGCCCGCGGCGCGCACGTCACCGCCACCGTCACCCTCGACCACCCCAGCGGAGGCATCCAGTGA
- a CDS encoding thiolase C-terminal domain-containing protein, producing MTSPFSGGAAIAGIGATEFSKNSGRSEWQLACEAVLAALEDAQVGVEEVDGFALFTMETNPEIAVARALGIPELTFFSRIPHGGGGACAPVQQAALAVTSGVADVVVVYRAFNERSGHRFGQGPPPFAYNQNTDQEYRNWINPYGLLTPAQQEAFLARLYMEKYGATSADFGQISVLSRKHAATNPKAWFFERPITLEEHQASRMIADPLRLLDCCQESDGGQALVIVSTERARDLPHPPAVITGAAQGVGPQQISMSSYYRDDIDAMPEVELVAQQLWRQAGIGPDDIDAAILYDAFTPMVLLQLEEYGFCGRGEARHFIADGNLEVDGRLPVNTNGGQLGEGYIHGVNGIAEGVRLVRGTSVNQPAKALDNVLVTGGSPVPHSALVLAADR from the coding sequence GTGACCAGTCCCTTCTCCGGCGGCGCCGCGATCGCCGGCATCGGCGCGACCGAGTTCTCCAAGAACTCCGGGCGCAGCGAGTGGCAGCTGGCCTGCGAGGCCGTGCTCGCCGCGCTCGAGGACGCGCAGGTCGGCGTCGAGGAGGTCGACGGGTTCGCGCTGTTCACGATGGAGACCAACCCGGAGATCGCCGTCGCGCGTGCGCTCGGCATCCCGGAGCTCACGTTCTTCAGCCGGATCCCGCACGGCGGCGGTGGCGCCTGCGCCCCGGTGCAGCAGGCCGCGCTGGCAGTGACGTCCGGCGTCGCGGACGTAGTCGTGGTCTACCGCGCGTTCAACGAGCGCTCGGGCCACCGCTTCGGGCAGGGCCCGCCGCCGTTCGCCTACAACCAGAACACCGACCAGGAGTACCGCAACTGGATCAACCCCTACGGCCTGCTCACGCCGGCCCAGCAGGAGGCCTTCCTCGCGCGGCTCTACATGGAGAAGTACGGCGCCACCAGCGCCGACTTCGGCCAGATCTCCGTCCTCTCACGCAAGCACGCGGCGACCAACCCGAAGGCCTGGTTCTTCGAGCGCCCGATCACGCTCGAGGAGCACCAGGCCTCGCGGATGATCGCCGACCCGCTGCGCCTGCTCGACTGCTGCCAGGAGAGCGACGGCGGCCAGGCGCTGGTGATCGTCAGCACCGAGCGGGCCCGCGACCTGCCGCACCCGCCGGCCGTCATCACCGGCGCCGCGCAGGGCGTCGGTCCGCAGCAGATCTCGATGAGCAGCTACTACCGCGACGACATCGACGCGATGCCCGAGGTCGAGCTGGTCGCGCAGCAGCTGTGGCGCCAGGCCGGGATCGGCCCCGACGACATCGACGCCGCGATCCTGTACGACGCCTTCACGCCGATGGTGCTGCTGCAGCTGGAGGAGTACGGCTTCTGCGGCCGCGGCGAGGCGCGGCACTTCATCGCCGACGGCAACCTCGAGGTCGACGGCCGGCTGCCGGTCAACACCAACGGCGGCCAGCTCGGCGAGGGCTACATCCACGGCGTCAACGGCATCGCGGAAGGTGTGCGCCTGGTCCGCGGCACCTCCGTCAACCAGCCCGCCAAGGCGCTCGACAACGTGCTGGTCACGGGAGGGTCGCCGGTCCCGCACTCGGCGCTCGTCCTCGCCGCGGACCGCTGA
- a CDS encoding SDR family NAD(P)-dependent oxidoreductase, with translation MTASTKRFAGRRALVTGASRGIGAGVAERLAAEGADVVLVARTAGPGGSRLDGSLAEVTSRLAVHGTRVAPYVADLADEDSRAGIVPAAEELLGGTVEILVNNAAAAIYQPLAGFPLRRRRLTFEVNVHAPLDLVQAVLPGMRAAGEGWIVNVSSASARHFDGPPFELVEPGADLAVYAASKAALNRMTNGLGAELHGTGIRVNTVQPRAAVLSEGASLLVGGTIRPDQVESLAEMAEAVLALCDCPADVTGRTTVSLDLIRDWGLTVHPLEGAPA, from the coding sequence ATGACTGCGTCGACGAAGAGGTTCGCGGGCCGCAGGGCGCTGGTGACCGGCGCCAGCCGCGGCATCGGCGCCGGCGTCGCCGAGCGCCTCGCCGCCGAGGGCGCCGACGTCGTCCTCGTCGCCCGCACGGCCGGGCCCGGCGGCAGCCGTCTCGACGGCAGCCTCGCCGAGGTGACGAGCCGGCTCGCGGTCCACGGCACCCGGGTGGCGCCGTACGTCGCCGACCTGGCCGACGAGGACAGCCGGGCCGGGATCGTCCCGGCCGCCGAGGAGCTGCTCGGCGGCACCGTCGAGATCCTGGTCAACAACGCCGCGGCGGCGATCTACCAGCCGCTGGCCGGCTTCCCGCTGCGCCGGCGCCGGCTGACCTTCGAGGTCAACGTGCACGCACCGCTCGACCTCGTCCAGGCCGTCCTCCCGGGCATGCGCGCGGCAGGGGAGGGCTGGATCGTCAACGTCTCCAGCGCATCCGCCCGGCACTTCGACGGCCCGCCGTTCGAGCTGGTCGAGCCCGGCGCCGACCTCGCCGTGTACGCCGCGTCCAAGGCGGCGCTCAACCGCATGACCAACGGCCTCGGAGCCGAGCTCCACGGCACCGGGATCCGGGTCAACACGGTGCAGCCGCGGGCCGCCGTCCTCAGCGAGGGCGCGTCCCTGCTCGTCGGCGGCACGATCCGACCCGACCAGGTCGAGTCGCTGGCGGAGATGGCCGAGGCCGTCCTCGCCCTGTGCGACTGCCCGGCCGACGTCACGGGCCGCACCACCGTGAGCCTCGACCTGATCCGCGACTGGGGACTCACCGTCCACCCCCTCGAAGGAGCACCCGCATGA
- a CDS encoding steroid 3-ketoacyl-CoA thiolase, with protein sequence MTPVIVDAARTPFGKRDGWLSGVHAAELLGHAQRGVLDRTGIDPDLVEQAIGGCVTPIGEQFGNITRTSWLHAGLPTATGTTTIDAQCGTAAQALSLVAGQIAIGSLEVGLACGVELMSRVPLTYKVGTGLGTPRPASWSVDNPDQYTAADRIAVRRGFGREDLDAFGLRSQQRAAAAWGAGLFDDQVIPVATPDHGTVTRDQGLRESSTEGLARLKPVKDGGLHTAGSSSQVSDGASAALLMSQEKAEELGLKPKARLLNQCVMGGDLEYMLDAPIEAAAKVLARAGMTIGDVDVFEVNEAFASVPMSFAQVHGVDDDRLNPNGGAIALGHPAGATGIRLIATALAELERRDAQVAMVAICASAATTCLLIERL encoded by the coding sequence ATGACCCCCGTGATCGTCGACGCCGCCCGCACGCCGTTCGGCAAGCGCGACGGCTGGCTGTCCGGCGTCCACGCCGCCGAGCTGCTCGGCCATGCCCAGCGCGGCGTCCTGGACCGCACCGGCATCGACCCCGACCTCGTCGAGCAGGCCATCGGCGGCTGCGTCACCCCGATCGGCGAGCAGTTCGGCAACATCACCCGGACCTCCTGGCTGCACGCCGGGCTGCCCACCGCCACCGGTACGACGACCATCGACGCCCAGTGCGGCACCGCCGCCCAGGCGCTGAGCCTGGTCGCCGGCCAGATCGCGATCGGCTCGCTCGAGGTCGGCCTGGCCTGCGGCGTCGAGCTGATGTCGCGGGTGCCGCTGACCTACAAGGTCGGCACCGGTCTCGGCACGCCACGGCCCGCGAGCTGGTCGGTCGACAACCCCGACCAGTACACGGCGGCCGACCGGATCGCCGTACGCCGTGGCTTCGGCCGCGAGGACCTCGACGCCTTCGGCCTGCGCTCGCAGCAGCGCGCTGCCGCCGCCTGGGGCGCCGGCCTCTTCGACGACCAGGTGATCCCGGTCGCCACGCCCGATCACGGCACGGTGACCCGCGACCAGGGCCTGCGCGAGTCCTCGACGGAGGGCCTGGCCCGGTTGAAGCCGGTCAAGGACGGCGGCCTGCACACGGCCGGCTCGTCCTCCCAGGTCTCCGACGGCGCCAGCGCCGCGCTGCTCATGTCGCAGGAGAAGGCCGAGGAGCTCGGCCTGAAGCCGAAGGCGCGGCTGCTCAACCAGTGCGTGATGGGCGGCGACCTGGAGTACATGCTCGACGCCCCGATCGAGGCCGCCGCCAAGGTGCTCGCCCGTGCCGGCATGACGATCGGTGACGTCGACGTCTTCGAGGTCAACGAGGCCTTCGCGTCGGTGCCGATGTCCTTCGCGCAGGTCCACGGCGTCGACGACGACCGGCTCAACCCCAACGGTGGTGCCATCGCCCTCGGCCACCCGGCCGGGGCCACCGGCATCCGGCTGATCGCGACCGCGCTCGCCGAGCTCGAGCGCCGCGACGCCCAGGTCGCGATGGTCGCGATCTGTGCCTCCGCCGCCACCACCTGCCTCCTGATCGAACGGCTCTGA